The DNA window CCCGGCCTGGCCGCCCTCGATGGGCGCGCTATCCGGCCCGGCCGCCCTCGATCAGGCGGAGGTGGGGGCGGCCGCCGACGGCCGCGAAGGGGGGCGTGCCGGCGCCGGCGAGCAGGTCCCCGGCGTCGACGAGCTGGTAGGCGTAGCCCTGCTCGGCCAGGAAACGCTGGCGGCGCTGGGCGAACTCGGTGTCGTTGGTGTCCCGGCTGACCACGGTGTAGAAGCGGGCCCGGCCCCCGTCGGCCTTGGGCCGCAGGATGCGGCCCAGGCGCTGGGCCTCCTCCTGGCGGCTGCCGAACGTGCCCGAGACCTGGATGGCCACGTTGGCCTCGGGCAGGTCGATCGAGAAGTTGGCCACCTTGGACACGACCAGCCGGGCCAGCTCGCCGGCCCGGAACGCGGCGAACAGCCGCTCCCGGTCGCGCACGGGGGTCTTCCCGGTGATGACCGGCGCGTCCAACTCGGTGCCGAGGACCTCGAGCTGGTCGAGGTACTGGCCGATGACCATCACCCGGTCGCCCTCGTGGAGGCCGGCCAGGTGGCGGACCACAGGGAGCTTGGACCGGGCGGTGGCGGCCCGCCGGTACCGCTCGTCGGGCTCGGCCATCGCGTAGTCCATGCGCTCGTCGTCGGTCAGGCTCACCCTGACCTCGACGCAGTCGGCGGCCGCCACCCACCCCTGGGCCTCGAGGTCGCGCCAGGGCACGTCGTAGCGCTTGGGACCGATGAGGCTGAACACGTCGGCCTCGCGGCCGTCCTCGCGGACCAGCGTGGCGGTCAGCCCGAGCCGGCGCCGTGCCTGGATCTCGGCCGTCATCCGGAACACCGGGGCCGGCAGCAGGTGGACCTCGTCGTAGACGACCAGGCCCCATTCCTGGCGGCCGAGCAGGTCCAGGTGCGGGTGGACGCCCTTGCGCCTGGTCACCAGCACCTGGTAGGTCGCGATGGTCACCGGCGCGACGTCCTTGCGGGCGCCGGAGTACTCGCCGAGCTGGTCGGGCCCGAGGCTGGTGCGGGCGAGCAGTTCCTCCTGCCACTGGCGGGCGGCCAGGGTGGAGGTGACCAGGATCAAGGTGCGGGCGCCGACGGCCGCCATCGCGCCCATCCCGACGAGGGTCTTGCCGGCGCCGCAGGGCAGTACGATCACGCCCGAGCCGGCGGCGGTGAAGGCGGCCACCGCCTCGCGCTGGTAGCGGCGGAGCGCGAACGGCTCGCCGGTGCCGGCGTGGGCCGGGC is part of the Actinomycetes bacterium genome and encodes:
- a CDS encoding DNA repair helicase XPB; amino-acid sequence: MADGALIVQSDRSVLLEVDHPKAEAARTAIAPFAELEKSPEHIHTYRLTSLALWNARAAGLEPDEVTAALVEHSRYPVPPGLLADLAETMGRYGRLVLLADGAEPDGLVLESSDPAVLEEVVRSKRAAPLLGRRLSPSRVLVPLGERGRLKQVLLGLGWPADDRAGYVEGAPLPIEVRPAHAGTGEPFALRRYQREAVAAFTAAGSGVIVLPCGAGKTLVGMGAMAAVGARTLILVTSTLAARQWQEELLARTSLGPDQLGEYSGARKDVAPVTIATYQVLVTRRKGVHPHLDLLGRQEWGLVVYDEVHLLPAPVFRMTAEIQARRRLGLTATLVREDGREADVFSLIGPKRYDVPWRDLEAQGWVAAADCVEVRVSLTDDERMDYAMAEPDERYRRAATARSKLPVVRHLAGLHEGDRVMVIGQYLDQLEVLGTELDAPVITGKTPVRDRERLFAAFRAGELARLVVSKVANFSIDLPEANVAIQVSGTFGSRQEEAQRLGRILRPKADGGRARFYTVVSRDTNDTEFAQRRQRFLAEQGYAYQLVDAGDLLAGAGTPPFAAVGGRPHLRLIEGGRAG